The Euwallacea similis isolate ESF13 chromosome 18, ESF131.1, whole genome shotgun sequence genome contains a region encoding:
- the LOC136414700 gene encoding uncharacterized protein isoform X3 — MIFLFVFVFAFCDAKPGYSESSYSGNDIGKGTTSTGTGGNSYGYAGSFSGAGGLPPGNIASFAPFIPQFDFSSFFEQLNRQHHEFIRHHGAGGYGGGFGLGNRGGFVGGYGGGFTGPDGNSFSFSGPLGEGTGAALASGSIGPGGGHQMVAVFPENPNAPNVNTRFGGPLGGEEGFKSVVSSSQSVSTNIDGKPQTFREASTTINDNGKITTYTAHNP; from the exons atgatttttttgtttgtgtttgTGTTTGCATTTTGCGATGCCAAACCTGGttattctg AATCATCATATTCCGGAAATGATATAGGCAAAGGAACAACATCTACAGGAACTGGGGGGAACTCGTACGGCTACGCCGGGAGTTTTTCTGGAGCTGGTGGCCTGCCTCCAGGAAATATTGCCTCCTTTGCACCTTTTATTCCGCAATTTGACTTCTCCTCGTTTTTCGAGCAGTTGAACAGGCAACATCACGAATTCATTCGACA TCATGGTGCTGGAGGTTATGGAGGAGGATTTGGGTTAGGAAATAGAGGAGGGTTTGTTGGAGGCTACGGAGGAGGCTTCACTG GTCCTGATGGGAATAGTTTCTCATTCTCCGGGCCTTTAGGAGAGGGCACTGGGGCAGCTTTAGCAAGTGGCTCCATAGGACCTGGAGGGGGTCATCAGATGGTTGCAGTGTTTCCTGAAAATCCG AATGCTCCCAACGTAAACACCAGATTTGGAGGCCCTTTGGGGGGAGAAGAAGGATTTAAGAGTGTGGTTTCTTCAAGCCAGAGTGTGAGCACTAACATTGACGGAAAGCCCCAAACCTTCAGGGAGGCTTCCACCACCATCAACGACAATGGGAAAATCACCACCTACACTGCTCATAATCCATAG
- the LOC136414700 gene encoding loricrin-like isoform X1: MIFLFVFVFAFCDAKPGYSESSYSGNDIGKGTTSTGTGGNSYGYAGSFSGAGGLPPGNIASFAPFIPQFDFSSFFEQLNRQHHEFIRHGGGGFTYSYASSSLGASANAQASYIQLQTLAQAPSNAVSATGASAVPGTAADSHGAGGYGGGFGLGNRGGFVGGYGGGFTGPDGNSFSFSGPLGEGTGAALASGSIGPGGGHQMVAVFPENPNAPNVNTRFGGPLGGEEGFKSVVSSSQSVSTNIDGKPQTFREASTTINDNGKITTYTAHNP; the protein is encoded by the exons atgatttttttgtttgtgtttgTGTTTGCATTTTGCGATGCCAAACCTGGttattctg AATCATCATATTCCGGAAATGATATAGGCAAAGGAACAACATCTACAGGAACTGGGGGGAACTCGTACGGCTACGCCGGGAGTTTTTCTGGAGCTGGTGGCCTGCCTCCAGGAAATATTGCCTCCTTTGCACCTTTTATTCCGCAATTTGACTTCTCCTCGTTTTTCGAGCAGTTGAACAGGCAACATCACGAATTCATTCGACA TGGTGGTGGAGGTTTTACCTATTCCTATGCCTCATCTAGTCTTGGAGCAAGCGCAAATGCGCAGGCCTCATACATTCA GTTGCAAACTCTTGCGCAAGCACCTTCAAATGCTGTGTCAGCCACGGGAGCCAGTGCAGTTCCAGGAACAGCTGCAGATAG TCATGGTGCTGGAGGTTATGGAGGAGGATTTGGGTTAGGAAATAGAGGAGGGTTTGTTGGAGGCTACGGAGGAGGCTTCACTG GTCCTGATGGGAATAGTTTCTCATTCTCCGGGCCTTTAGGAGAGGGCACTGGGGCAGCTTTAGCAAGTGGCTCCATAGGACCTGGAGGGGGTCATCAGATGGTTGCAGTGTTTCCTGAAAATCCG AATGCTCCCAACGTAAACACCAGATTTGGAGGCCCTTTGGGGGGAGAAGAAGGATTTAAGAGTGTGGTTTCTTCAAGCCAGAGTGTGAGCACTAACATTGACGGAAAGCCCCAAACCTTCAGGGAGGCTTCCACCACCATCAACGACAATGGGAAAATCACCACCTACACTGCTCATAATCCATAG
- the LOC136414669 gene encoding uncharacterized protein, which produces MITGRILDLVIVALLVLLAESKPARSRNLIFSQPGAVAVYVRSGDTPLKDIDPELAEAFEFNAIKHGRLAFGRQINEIINEKEKSFNSAQLAEGESYTVKKKRIGKHLPSTSGESYIQKIPRS; this is translated from the exons ATGATCACCGGCCGGATCTTAGACCTCGTGATTGTGGCACTTCTCGTCTTACTAGCTG AGTCAAAACCTGCAAGATCGAGAAATCTGATCTTCTCCCAACCTGGAGCGGTGGCAGTCTACGTTAGGTCCGGAGATACACCACTGAAAGACATCGATCCAGAATTAGCCGAAGCCTTCGAATTCAATGCTATCAAGCATGGGAGATTGGCATTCGGTAGACAAATCAATGAGATCATCAACGAAAAGGAAAAGAGTTTTAATTCTGCACAGCTGGCTGAAGGAGAGAGCTACACTGTAAAGAAGAAAAGGATCGGCAAGCACCTTCCTAGCACCAGCGGAGAGTCTTACATCCAGAAAATACCTAGGAGTTAA
- the LOC136414699 gene encoding proline-rich protein 2-like — MHRLVILGICLYYLKDCPRVEASQSKRQTQVESLIETNIPLELLNLGNLRNVAERILIKGKDLIQNGQKFDVTIEYTPTQQQAELGHLQEFPPQFGGRSPQLGGPPPQFGGLPLHFGGRRPQHGGPPPQFGGRHFQPEGPPPQFGGRPPHHGGPAPEFEGPTPEFGDSSPKFGGPPPKFEGPPPVFGGPPRRVKNRRPGWLIPSDFPGFKVMEGPSGPPPGQFKPHRRGYRPHHDHHGNGNEGERHGFNRKSEGHTQDKNSDDESQISGYIDGKFPVILLDSENEVRR; from the exons atgcATCGATTAGTGATTTTAGGTATTTGTTTGTATTACTTGAAAG ATTGCCCACGAGTAGAAGCCTCACAAAGTAAACGGCAAACCCAAGTGGAATCCCTAATCGAAACCAACATTCCTCTGGAATTGCTGAATTTGGGAAACCTACGCAACGTCGCCGAGAGAATTTTAATCAAGGGCAAAGACCTGATTCAAAACGGTCAGAAGTTTGATGTCACGATCGAGTATACTCCCACTCAACAACAAGCTGAGCTAGGACACTTACAAGAATTCCCACCCCAATTTGGAGGTCGCTCTCCGCAACTTGGCGGACCTCCTCCGCAATTTGGAGGCCTGCCGCTTCACTTCGGAGGCCGTCGTCCTCAACATGGAGGTCCGCCCCCTCAATTTGGAGGTCGCCATTTCCAACCAGAAGGCCCACCTCCTCAATTTGGAGGTCGTCCGCCTCACCATGGAGGCCCTGCCCCAGAATTTGAAGGCCCTACTCCAGAATTCGGAGATTCGTCCCCTAAATTTGGAGGACCACCCCCTAAATTTGAAGGGCCACCCCCTGTATTTGGAGGCCCCCCACGCCGTGTTAAGA atCGTCGTCCTGGATGGCTGATTCCATCAGACTTCCCTGGATTTAAGGTGATGGAAGGTCCTTCAGGTCCGCCTCCTGGGCAGTTTAAACCTCATCGCCGAGGATATCGTCCCCACCATGACCACCATG gCAATGGAAACGAAGGTGAGAGACATGGCTTCAATCGTAAATCAGAAGGTCATACTCAAGACAAAAATAGTGACGATGAAAGCCAGATATCTGGATATATAGATGGAAAGTTTCCTGTTATTTTACTAGATAGCGAGAACGAAGTCAGGAGATAA
- the scramb1 gene encoding phospholipid scramblase 2 isoform X2, giving the protein MRSRGGWMNLPQGIPNCPPGLEYLTMIDQLLVHQKVEILEALTGFESKNKFTVKNSLGQKVYYAVEDSDCLTRNCCGPLRPFDMKILDNFKNEVIHLNRPLACDSCCFPCCLQSMEVSSPPGTPVGTVEQEWSIFCPSFAVKNASGDIVLRIEGPFCTMSICGDVEFKIMSSDGNVQVGKISKQWSGLIREMFTDTDYFGITFPMDLDVRMKAVMLGACFLIDAMFFEKAKGAQENATML; this is encoded by the exons ATGAGGAGCAGag GTGGATGGATGAATTTACCTCAAGGAATTCCCAATTGTCCACCAGGATTGGAATACCTTACTATGATTGACCAGTTGCTAGTACAccaaaaagttgaaattttagagG CCCTCACTGGATTCGAAAGCAAGAACAAATTCACAGTCAAAAACAGCCTGGGCCAAAAAGTTTACTATGCCGTAGAGGACTCCGATTGCCTAACAAGGAACTGTTGCGGCCCTCTTAGGCCATTTGATATGAAAATActggataattttaaaaatgaagttaTTCATCTGAATCGACCTCTTGCATGTGATAGTTGTTGTTTTCCTTGTTGCCTTCAg AGTATGGAAGTATCCTCTCCTCCCGGTACACCAGTAGGTACAGTGGAACAAGAATGGAGCATTTTCTGTCCATCCTTCGCAGTTAAAAATGCCAGTGGTGATATTGTGTTGAGGATCGAGGGTCCCTTCTGCACTATGAGTATTTGCGGGGATGTGGAGTTTAAAATTATGTCTAGTGACGGGAACGTGCAAGTGGGCAAGATCTCAAAACAATGGTCCGGCTTAATTCGAGAGATGTTCACTGACACTGACTATTTTGGTATTACCTTTCCTATGGATTTGGATGTGAGGATGAAGGCTGTTATGTTGGGTgcatgttttttaatt GATGCAATGTTCTTTGAAAAAGCCAAAGGGGCACAAGAAAATGCCACTATGTtgtaa
- the LOC136414678 gene encoding uncharacterized protein produces MSCTPSQSLWIANIFVKLVSSKSPTCAVMDYGLIVLCAFLALAKSEEVPTSGKLDFGPDAEIKNDRTVTLHLPSVSTQTNNGGFPSNITSSVTCGSNGCNTTNSNNSIETQILVHVRTKVNLDKILDQKTVENSSGVPVLAGYEGSRPEDVQIRENSLPVPTSDPKGNFYYKPSYNERNYPLSPELPQYGPSSFSSDGRDYSFRSHYPSEPPPYVSSQRPPIDRFYGPSTPYEPIRPFNYNLNSVVSVTPPSLSRRAYENGPRSNGVEQRMPYFEHTYNKHHFSEEAPPHTIWLGNENTRNPVEFRNIPRDQLLFNGFGSRKFGGEGSNFSPSPLELRFYEPPYRRRNHGTECSCREQRSTASNLYAAASNNYPKFFYKKPETSLIDDKLAPLK; encoded by the exons ATGTCATGCACGCCATCACAATCTTTATggattgcaaatatttttgtcaaattagtttcttCTAAGAGTCCGACATGTGCAGTCATGGACTATGGGTTAATAGTGTTGTGCGCATTTTTGGCCTTAGCTAAAT CTGAAGAAGTTCCAACTTCAGGAAAACTCGACTTCGGGCCCGatgcagaaataaaaaatgaccGAACTGTAACCCTTCATTTACCATCAGTTTCAACACAGACTAACAACGGAGGTTTCCCCTCTAACATCACCAGCAGCGTTACTTGTGGATCTAACGGTTGCAACACCACTAACTCTAATAACTCCATTGAAACCCAGATTTTGGTTCATGTGAGAACCAAAGTTAACCTGGACAAAATTCTGGATCAAAAAACAGTCGAAAATTCTTCAGGCGTTCCAGTTTTGGCTGGTTATGAAGGATCTAGGCCCGAGGATGTTCAGATTAGGGAAAATTCTTTGCCCGTCCCGACTTCAGATCCAAAGGGGAATTTTTACTACAAACCTAGTTATAATGAAAGGAATTACCCTCTTTCACCAGAACTACCTCAATATGGCCCTTCGAGCTTTTCCTCTGATGGCAGAGACTATTCTTTTAGGTCACATTATCCTTCAGAACCACCTCCCTACGTGTCAAGCCAGAGACCTCCTATCGATCGATTCTACGGACCTTCTACACCTTATGAGCCTATCAGGCCTTTT AACTATAATCTTAATTCAGTGGTATCAGTTACCCCTCCAAGCTTAAGTAGAAGAGCTTACGAAAATGGTCCAAGGAGTAACGGGGTTGAGCAGCGAATGCCATACTTTGAGCACACTTACAACAAGCACCATTTTAGTGAGGAGGCTCCCCCGCATACAATTTGGCTTGGAAATGAGAATACTCGAAATCCTGTGGAATTTAGGAACATACCTCGAGATCAACTTCTCTTTAATGGATTTGGAAGTCGGAAGTTTGGAGGCGAGGGCAGTAATTTCAG CCCTTCACCGTTGGAGCTGCGCTTCTACGAACCTCCCTATCGTCGCAGGAACCATGGTACCGAGTGCTCCTGCAGAGAACAGCGTTCAACTGCCTCAAATCTTTATGCAGCAGCCTCTAATAACTATCCAAAATTCTTTTACAAGAAACCTGAGACGTCACTCATCGATGATAAGTTGGCACCTCTAAAATAG
- the LOC136414700 gene encoding uncharacterized protein isoform X2 — translation MIFLFVFVFAFCDAKPGYSESSYSGNDIGKGTTSTGTGGNSYGYAGSFSGAGGLPPGNIASFAPFIPQFDFSSFFEQLNRQHHEFIRQLQTLAQAPSNAVSATGASAVPGTAADSHGAGGYGGGFGLGNRGGFVGGYGGGFTGPDGNSFSFSGPLGEGTGAALASGSIGPGGGHQMVAVFPENPNAPNVNTRFGGPLGGEEGFKSVVSSSQSVSTNIDGKPQTFREASTTINDNGKITTYTAHNP, via the exons atgatttttttgtttgtgtttgTGTTTGCATTTTGCGATGCCAAACCTGGttattctg AATCATCATATTCCGGAAATGATATAGGCAAAGGAACAACATCTACAGGAACTGGGGGGAACTCGTACGGCTACGCCGGGAGTTTTTCTGGAGCTGGTGGCCTGCCTCCAGGAAATATTGCCTCCTTTGCACCTTTTATTCCGCAATTTGACTTCTCCTCGTTTTTCGAGCAGTTGAACAGGCAACATCACGAATTCATTCGACA GTTGCAAACTCTTGCGCAAGCACCTTCAAATGCTGTGTCAGCCACGGGAGCCAGTGCAGTTCCAGGAACAGCTGCAGATAG TCATGGTGCTGGAGGTTATGGAGGAGGATTTGGGTTAGGAAATAGAGGAGGGTTTGTTGGAGGCTACGGAGGAGGCTTCACTG GTCCTGATGGGAATAGTTTCTCATTCTCCGGGCCTTTAGGAGAGGGCACTGGGGCAGCTTTAGCAAGTGGCTCCATAGGACCTGGAGGGGGTCATCAGATGGTTGCAGTGTTTCCTGAAAATCCG AATGCTCCCAACGTAAACACCAGATTTGGAGGCCCTTTGGGGGGAGAAGAAGGATTTAAGAGTGTGGTTTCTTCAAGCCAGAGTGTGAGCACTAACATTGACGGAAAGCCCCAAACCTTCAGGGAGGCTTCCACCACCATCAACGACAATGGGAAAATCACCACCTACACTGCTCATAATCCATAG